The following coding sequences are from one Capsicum annuum cultivar UCD-10X-F1 chromosome 3, UCD10Xv1.1, whole genome shotgun sequence window:
- the LOC107865643 gene encoding elastin-like isoform X1 → MGLKSFMLIVLAIFLAITSEVAGRKLSQSSTTSPDKGIGGLPIPRIPGIGELPRPRIPEIGVLPRSGLGGGFGGIGRANEVNEAKFLGSGGVPGRDGLSGAEISKIEGLPDVVIPIIGLPIPRIPGIGGYYPGDGYGGGYRRGGLYGGGLPRN, encoded by the exons ATGGGATTAAAGTCATTTATGCTTATTGTTTTGGCTATTTTTCTTGCAATAACCTCAGAGGTTGCAGGTAGGAAGTTGTCTCAGAGCTCCACCACTTCTCCGGACAAGG GAATCGGAGGACTTCCAATACCAAGAATTCCGGGAATCGGAGAACTTCCAAGACCAAGAATTCCGGAAATTGGAGTACTTCCAAGATCAGGATTAGGAGGAGGATTTGGTGGTATAGGACGTGCAAATGAGGTAAATGAAGCCAAATTTCTAGGAAGTGGAGGAGTTCCAGGACGTGATGGACTTTCAGGAGCTGAAATTTCGAAAATTGAAGGACTTCCAGATGTTGTAATTCCGATAATCGGACTTCCAATACCAAGAATTCCGGGAATCGGTGGATATTATCCTGGTGATGGTTATGGTGGAGGATATCGTAGAGGTGGTTTGTATGGAGGAGGATTGCCTCGCAACTAA
- the LOC107865643 gene encoding elastin-like isoform X2 yields MGLKSFMLIVLAIFLAITSEVAGIGGLPIPRIPGIGELPRPRIPEIGVLPRSGLGGGFGGIGRANEVNEAKFLGSGGVPGRDGLSGAEISKIEGLPDVVIPIIGLPIPRIPGIGGYYPGDGYGGGYRRGGLYGGGLPRN; encoded by the exons ATGGGATTAAAGTCATTTATGCTTATTGTTTTGGCTATTTTTCTTGCAATAACCTCAGAGGTTGCAG GAATCGGAGGACTTCCAATACCAAGAATTCCGGGAATCGGAGAACTTCCAAGACCAAGAATTCCGGAAATTGGAGTACTTCCAAGATCAGGATTAGGAGGAGGATTTGGTGGTATAGGACGTGCAAATGAGGTAAATGAAGCCAAATTTCTAGGAAGTGGAGGAGTTCCAGGACGTGATGGACTTTCAGGAGCTGAAATTTCGAAAATTGAAGGACTTCCAGATGTTGTAATTCCGATAATCGGACTTCCAATACCAAGAATTCCGGGAATCGGTGGATATTATCCTGGTGATGGTTATGGTGGAGGATATCGTAGAGGTGGTTTGTATGGAGGAGGATTGCCTCGCAACTAA